The DNA window agttagacatgcagtctaatagatacgtagttagacgtgcaatctaataaatacgtagttagacgtgcagtctaatagatacgtagttaatcgtgcagtctaacagatatgtagttagacatgcagtctaacagacgtagttagacgtgaagtctaacagaaacgtagttagacgtgaagtctaacagatacgtagttagacgtgcagtctaacagatccgtagttagacgtgtagtctaacagatgagagttagacgtgtagtctaactccttcagattagtctgaagggaagcgtagttagacgtgccatataacagatgagagttagacgtgcagtctaactccttcagattagtttgaaaggaaccgtaattagacgtgtcgtctaatcccattagaccaggtggtctaatggatcctactattagacgggggtgtctaatttcattagacttgtcagtctaattgaaaaacgtctaatgacatgcttaagcagttgttTAAAGCTAGAGTCCGTCTACCTACGATCAACTAGCTgcatgctactcctgctccacttttcaGTGCAGGTCAGTACGatagccagttgcaaccaattaactaatgacacgtaagaaaatattcttcccactacttgtttcttacaggacaatcctagaagaatatttggtgcactaccagattggtacggccacgatttTGGTGCTCAGAGTTTGTTGTACTTGTGTATTATGGAGGTTTTCCACTGGAagttcgccacgtgtcattatagaagattcaaccgttgatatttgctctctatttaaagattctcaaggacaacggatgagCTCTCGATCGATTAGAACATACGAAAATATACAAGTTGATACACGAACAATATCACGAATTGCTTTCTTACTTTACTGTGTGTAgatcaagagagagataaaatcaaagtattgtctagttgagtgatattcttcaatttactgtaagttgaacagagtctgttctgttcaacagtaaGTTAGCCGtgcaactatatttgattctaagaaaagtatagtgaatccttccggtggttggaagaaggggtgacgtatgagagtttggcTTCAAATATTcataaacaactctttgtgtcatttacattatgtcatcttctccttctttggttcttagattcaaacctaatcaaacgtttccgcacttgaatcgttcaagagtttgcaagggtttttgaaaaatagaAAGCGATTTAAATCCCTTACAGGATTTCTATAAATCTGTTTTTgtacgaagttgtcatcaatagctagTCCCCTGTCTCTATTTGTGACACCGATCCTTTCAAGCTTGTAATCAAGTTAGAGAATCAAAATGTTAAATGAAATCAAGTTAGTTTAATTGGAGTACTTTAgaatattaattgaaaaagtTGGAATATAAATGTGAATACAAATTGATAGACCATTGTTACATTCGAATATAGACTCCCCACTATTATGAGTCCAAATTTGAGAGTTTTtgcaaacataaaataattttttttgttttctcttttttataatattaatttactaaTGTATAACAAATCTAATAATAAgttaaactattataataaattaaactgatatatccttctttttttttcatcatcCTCTTTTTACTTTAAAGATAATAAtgaatcaataatattaatttatccaTACATATATCTTCTACAGATGAAGTAGAATTAGCACGTGCATCTCTTCAACAAACAATGAAATTAATTGAACTCAAATCCTCTCCtcttcatatattatttttagctAAATGTCTATTGTAGCATACCAAGGATTTTCAATTAGATAATGATGCATTTTCCCATAAATTTgccaaatatataatttaaggtcttgcttaaaaattatttatttgtttttattttttttggaaaataaaaatgggacaacggattaagtatgtagcccgcaaacaaaCATAACCATTTAACGAGTCGCAGAACTTGCCGTCTAACGGGCACGAACATTGAAACTTAGGATTAATATATATCTCTTATTACCGCTAgtctagaagaggggataagtTCTCCACTCTTATGAAGTGAAGTTTAAgagtttttataaataaaaatactttttatgttttttatgatttataatattaacttattaatttatgacaaatataattaattataagttaaactattataataaattaaaccgattaatcatgtttttaccgggatcaattttttttttatagattttgcATTTAATACGTACCACCTTCACAAAATATGGTCATTTTATAGAATGAGTCTAAAGTAATGAAGAGAATGAAAAAACTAACATATTTTGTGAACGTGGTACCTAGTAGAACACAAAAtctgaaatattatatttgattatgtgtTTATCATCATCTTTTTTTACTTTGAAGATAATAAtgaatcaataatattaatttatccgTACATATATCTTCTAGAGATGAAGTAGAATTAGCACGTGCATCTCTTcaacaaacaattaaattaaatgaactCAATTACTCTCCTCTTATACATTTGATTATGAAATTAGGAGTATGAATGAATGTTATTATATCTTGGCGAAGTCGACAGTCCCCTTGCCGTCGTGAGCCTTCCTAAAGAAATGCTTGACATAATCTGAGTAGAGCACTTGCTTATATATGGGAGTCTCCCCGCTCTGTATGACCTCCGGCAAGGGTCCGATGACATCGTTGGGCCTGGGGTTGACGAATATGGGAACGGAGATCCTGTTGTGGGATCCGTTGGCTGCGACCCTGTGCTCGACACTCTTGTAGCGCCCGTTGCTCATTATCTGCATGGCGTCCCCGATGCTGATGACAATGGCTCCGGGGACGGGAGGAACGTGGATCCAGGTGGTCTgatcagcagcagcagcagcgtCGTCGTGGTGGAGTTTCCTGACATAGAGGCCTCCGACTTGATCCTGTAGGAGGATGGTGAGAGTGGAGACGTCGGAGTGGCGGCCGACTCCGATGGTGAGATCGGGATTGGGGCACTTGGGATAGTAGTTCATGTTGATCCTCTTGGAACCCATAAAGAGGTTTTCTTTAGCTTGGTCGAAGTCCTCGTTGTGGACGTTGAGCCTTTGAGTGAGTGCCTTGAGAAGGTTCTTGATCATGATTTCGGAGGTGTTGAGGAATTCCAAGGCCTCGTCTCTGCAGGAAGAAGGCCAGTGGGCATGGGCCTCCTGATTGGAGACGAAGAATAGGCTAAGATAGTCTTTCCACTCGAGGGCTTTCTCAGCGTGAGGGGTGAAGCTGGTCCCGAACCGGACATTGTTGGTGGGGGAATTGTCCTTGGAgtgtttcttcttctcctctgcCGGCTGCCTGAAAAACCTGTAGGTGGCTTCCTTGACATCCTCCAGCACCTGAAGGGGGACCCCGTGGTTGACCACTTGGAAGAAGCCCCATTTCTCGGCGGCGTCGCAGATGGAGTCGGCCACTTGGGGATCGTGGAGCAGGTTGGACATGTCGATGACGGGAATGGAGTGCTGATTGACCACTGTTTTCATGTCGATCCTTTCCTCGAGAGGCTGAACGTATTGTCTGGGGAGGGATCGGAGGCCCAATTCGGAGAGACCCTTCACTCCGTGCCCTTCATGGACGGCGTACTTTATTACATCGAATGACGACGTCTCCGATGATGCGATTGTCATTCCAGGAgccatatattataaattatatatgcagATCaagagatatatttaatatataaatgaaacgAGTTTATAAGGATCGATGAAGAGGAGCGAGATTATAAGTAGATGAATAGAAAGAATATGAGAGGGATGTGATATTGATACTAAGATCGGCGATCGagtatggatatatatatagtttgcttgcttaaacattattaatatattattaaaagcaCTCAGTCAGTCAAAagcatttatttattattatatctctCTTTCTCACAAAATAAAAGAACATGTGCTGTTTTGTGTGTGAGAGAGTGAGATGGCGGGCGGAGGACAAATTAAGTGGTAGGGTAGGTGGAGGTCATACCACATTTTTGACTTTTCAAAATATCTAGCTTCGATGAAACTGCAACAATGTTGGTGTTCGGATTggatttagaattatttaaatagttgtTGTTGTGGTGtttcttattttgaaaaattatattattagttgaaaatatttaagatgtattaatttttaaaataagaatattttatttaattgaaaaacatTGTTACACCAAACAAGGCTTTAGATAGTAGtaaaaatgaccaaaaataaaataagtctatattgatttagtttataatcTCAAATTATCAGATtttgcataatatatataatatatatatatatatatatatataatatcacacAACTATAACAAATCACATGGTACTCGTACTACAACGCACGACTCGTTAAACAAGCTCTAAACCGGTCGGATTGTTGACTTGCGGGTTGATCCGTCATCGAAATTATAAATGTGAATTTAGTCTAGTGGATATAAATTTTGTTGCTCGACCTGAAAAATAGGTCACCATCGTCGTCTCGTCTTTTTGAgagacatttcatttccttttaATTATGCTTTGAAAttggtttggttttaaaaatttaaatctcGATAGTCTTAATCTCATAATTTACTCTGCTATCGAATCAACTAAAAATAGATGAGGAACCAAgcaagagaagagagataaatcGACGCTTTTAAAAGActgatttttttacttttagaGTCGCCACATGGTTTTCTACGTGAGAGACcaagaaaaataattgttttgcgcgtacaaatgcattttaaaaaaaattctaagttgGTTCCATGTCTGGTGACACTTTAGAAATGACGTTAGCGTTATGTCGTTCGTGCCCGTCCAAAGGGCGGTATCTACTTTAAATTTTCGgctattttagaaattttaaattttgcgttttattttgtcaaattattCCCCAATTTCAAAAGATGTGTCTAgactttatattaatttaatcctTGAACATGGGTCTGGATTATATcattgacattttaaaattttaaaatgacgAAAATAAACAAGTATCTATAGTCGATATAAAAGATGGTAAAATTGTACTTGTTGATAGGGTTCTGTGCATGGGTCGAGCCTCTACAGGGTTGTCAATACCTCCTGTTAGTCCTTCCGTCTAGTGGCCGCACAAAGTGGTCATCGACAATTTATTATCATCCTTTTTTTTAACGTGCaaacatacaaaaataattaatagatatAAACACATTTAgcaaatatcattaatttatttaattatttgtatgtttttgaattttactttaaattataccgattttaattattttttaatttaataatggatacgacattattttcaaattaattatttatttatttcccttGCAATGACCGAGTAttagaatttttagaaaatcttTAATGGCTCacgattatttaaattttttataaatcgaTAAAGTTAAAAATGGGTTCGTATAGAATGCCATAGGAACCCATTTTGTACCAAGTTTGGATTAAACAAACATTCGACTATTTCATTAGCATAACTTGTGTGATGAAACCTAACCCAGTCCTTACCTGAGGACATATGTTCGACTAATTCATCAAAGGGGAGTGATGTGTAATGAAACCCGACCCATTCCTTACTCGAGTATGGACATTTAGCTAATTCATTCACACAACTTGTGTGATGAAACCTTACCTTGTCCTTATTTAGGACGAAAATTCGGCTAATTCATCCACGGGGATTGATGTGTAATTAAACATGATCCATCTCTTATTCAAGTACAGAATATGGCTAAATCTACCACATGGATGGTATTTGGCTTCAAATCCGGCTAGTGTTAGCTTTCGACATAAACTAAAGGTTGATCGAATGACTTACAATACTTTATCGAAGATAGACGCGCAACAAATGGTGTTTCTAGGTACACTCAAGTGAAtcataaaatatgattttgtatactatcaacaaatagtaTTTGTACACCAATACAATCATCAACAATTGATTGT is part of the Impatiens glandulifera chromosome 1, dImpGla2.1, whole genome shotgun sequence genome and encodes:
- the LOC124921211 gene encoding feruloyl CoA ortho-hydroxylase F6H1-3-like, giving the protein MAPGMTIASSETSSFDVIKYAVHEGHGVKGLSELGLRSLPRQYVQPLEERIDMKTVVNQHSIPVIDMSNLLHDPQVADSICDAAEKWGFFQVVNHGVPLQVLEDVKEATYRFFRQPAEEKKKHSKDNSPTNNVRFGTSFTPHAEKALEWKDYLSLFFVSNQEAHAHWPSSCRDEALEFLNTSEIMIKNLLKALTQRLNVHNEDFDQAKENLFMGSKRINMNYYPKCPNPDLTIGVGRHSDVSTLTILLQDQVGGLYVRKLHHDDAAAAADQTTWIHVPPVPGAIVISIGDAMQIMSNGRYKSVEHRVAANGSHNRISVPIFVNPRPNDVIGPLPEVIQSGETPIYKQVLYSDYVKHFFRKAHDGKGTVDFAKI